From the Desulfobotulus mexicanus genome, one window contains:
- a CDS encoding efflux transporter outer membrane subunit, with the protein MARLFCILLTVLFLWGCGVRQPDFPEILPQGLPDAYGAEGGLSALPAEKWWEGFGSLELNILVEEALGSNLDIREALARLDAAAAGFEAGKSGFWPELNFNAEAGQQRSRNSESGQVRTTERYNTFFAASYEVDIWGRVAAASAAEGERFRASRGDLESAAMTVAASVADTWSLYVHTLYLLDLAQGQLAEEKTLLEIEKARFSRGMAGILDILRQKEVVLGVGSRIPDLKGELRLQEHRMALLTGRAASEFSMGGAEKRRDIFFPALPDPGLPLELIEKRPDIRAAQARLTAAGWDMEATRALRLPGLTLSGRGGLTAAGLALLGEGWLLDAAAGLAIPVFDGGRRRANVARSEAVVRERVAAYERSVLTAVREVEDALVREARQEALLGETRLRLDAARMTLEEALRRYRLGGDNFDLVLTARSRIRDLEERLVNQQVVRMQARIALHRALGGQWWEEGARAGRPDGSAGTLP; encoded by the coding sequence GTGGCTAGACTGTTCTGTATTTTGCTGACAGTCCTGTTTCTTTGGGGCTGCGGGGTCAGGCAGCCGGATTTTCCGGAGATCCTGCCCCAGGGCCTGCCGGATGCCTACGGCGCAGAAGGGGGCCTCAGTGCTTTGCCCGCAGAAAAATGGTGGGAGGGTTTTGGGAGCCTTGAACTTAATATCCTTGTGGAAGAGGCTCTGGGTTCCAATCTGGATATCCGTGAAGCCCTGGCAAGACTGGATGCGGCAGCAGCTGGTTTTGAGGCAGGAAAATCGGGTTTCTGGCCGGAGCTGAATTTTAATGCGGAAGCCGGCCAGCAGAGGTCAAGGAACAGTGAAAGCGGTCAGGTCCGGACAACGGAACGCTATAATACTTTCTTTGCAGCCAGTTATGAAGTGGATATCTGGGGCCGTGTGGCAGCAGCATCCGCCGCAGAGGGTGAGCGTTTCCGGGCCAGCCGGGGGGATCTGGAAAGTGCCGCCATGACTGTGGCCGCAAGTGTGGCTGATACATGGAGTCTTTATGTGCATACCCTCTATCTGCTGGATCTTGCCCAAGGGCAGCTTGCAGAGGAAAAGACCCTTCTGGAGATAGAAAAGGCCCGTTTCAGCCGGGGCATGGCAGGTATTCTGGATATTCTGCGCCAGAAGGAAGTGGTGCTGGGTGTGGGTTCCCGCATTCCGGATCTTAAGGGAGAGCTGCGTCTGCAGGAGCATCGTATGGCTCTTCTTACGGGCAGGGCTGCATCGGAATTTTCCATGGGAGGGGCAGAAAAAAGGAGGGATATTTTTTTCCCTGCCCTGCCTGATCCGGGTCTGCCCCTTGAACTGATTGAAAAAAGACCTGATATACGTGCCGCCCAGGCCCGGCTTACGGCTGCGGGCTGGGATATGGAAGCCACCCGTGCCCTGCGTCTTCCGGGCCTCACCCTTTCGGGTCGGGGCGGGCTGACCGCAGCGGGCCTGGCCCTTTTGGGTGAGGGCTGGCTTCTGGATGCGGCTGCGGGTCTGGCCATTCCGGTTTTTGACGGAGGCAGGCGCAGGGCCAATGTGGCACGCAGTGAGGCTGTGGTCCGGGAAAGGGTGGCTGCCTATGAACGTAGTGTGCTGACCGCTGTCAGGGAGGTCGAGGATGCCCTTGTCCGGGAAGCACGTCAGGAAGCCCTTTTAGGGGAGACCCGTCTGCGTCTGGATGCGGCCCGGATGACACTGGAGGAAGCCCTGCGGCGTTACAGGCTGGGTGGAGACAATTTTGATCTGGTGCTCACGGCCCGCAGCCGGATACGGGATCTGGAAGAGCGCCTTGTGAATCAGCAGGTTGTCCGTATGCAGGCGCGTATAGCCCTGCACCGTGCTCTGGGGGGGCAGTGGTGGGAAGAAGGGGCGAGGGCAGGCCGGCCGGATGGCTCTGCAGGCACCTTACCGTAA